CTTGAAGCGTTTGGCCGGATGCGTACACGGGCCGTACAGACGGGCACAACGGGGCAAGCTCTGCGGGATGGCGGCCCTGGCTGCGTCCAAAGCGTTTACTGCAGGGACAACGCGGTTTTTTGTCTCAAAAGTTTACATAATTATCATTATGGGACATTTAAATCCGCGCCGGGGGAGCCTGCCCTTTGCCCCATCCCGCAGACCATACCTTGCCGCCAGAGACCCCGGCGGGTTTGGACAAAAGCCAAAATCGCCGTACCGCAAGCCATCGCAAAGACAGACAAGACACAAGTACGCTGCAGCACCACAATTTTCCCCGGCTTCAGGTGGTTCAGCCCTCTGTTGTTGTGCCAGCCTTTGTGCGGCGGGACACAGCCATGCTGTCGTACGCATGCCCTCTGAACACAGTCCAGCCGTCCCCTTTGCCGGCACCGTCCGCATTGGTGGCGCATACGCCCCCCGTCCTGCCTGCGGCAACGGCCACACCCCAAGGGCCGCGCCACACTGGGCTTGCCCACGGCGCGGCTCTGACGTACAACACAGGCCAACGTCTTACGCCGAGGTATGTTCATGGGCTTTGCCAACAGCGCCTGCAGTTTTACCCGTTTCCGCATTTTGGATCCCGTGCCCGCCGAGCTCTGGCCGCAGATTCCGGACAAGCTCAAGCAGTACGCCATGCAGGATATCGACAATATCCCGGAGCCGCAGGCTTGCGGCTGGGTCAGCTTTGAAGACATGCTGGACACCCAGTGGACCACGGCCACACCCCACAAGGGGGCGTACCTGGTCTTTTCTCTGCGGCTGGACACGCGCCGCATCCCTGCCGGAGTTGTCAAAAAGCACCTGGCCCTGGCCCTTAAAGAGGAAAAAAACCGGCTCCGCGACCAGGGCAAGACCTTTATTGCGCGTGAACGCAAAAAAGAACTCAAGGAACAGGTCATGCTGCGCCTGCGGCAGCGTTTTTTGCCTGTACCGGCGGAATTCAACGTACTTTGGGCCACGGACAAAAACGAAATCTGGTTCGCCTCCACCCAGGGCAAGATGATCGAATTGTTTATGGAAGAATTCCTCAAGACTTTTGATCTGCACCTGGAGCAGCTTACGCCCTACAATCTGGCGGCCAGCCT
This portion of the Desulfovibrio legallii genome encodes:
- the rdgC gene encoding recombination-associated protein RdgC, with the translated sequence MGFANSACSFTRFRILDPVPAELWPQIPDKLKQYAMQDIDNIPEPQACGWVSFEDMLDTQWTTATPHKGAYLVFSLRLDTRRIPAGVVKKHLALALKEEKNRLRDQGKTFIARERKKELKEQVMLRLRQRFLPVPAEFNVLWATDKNEIWFASTQGKMIELFMEEFLKTFDLHLEQLTPYNLAASLLDEDSLIRLDQLEATQFAPQA